In one window of Candidatus Schekmanbacteria bacterium DNA:
- a CDS encoding response regulator: protein MKYLSPTEKCKILIIEDSPFLLKLYSEELTEEGYMVKGCLDGAQALKMVKMNSDIDLIILDAKLPRMDGREFCKKVKERLPSIPVIVNSAYDHLEDDFKEVGAAEYLVKSSNLTFLKETVKKFLKKKQNFALQSAS from the coding sequence ATGAAATATTTAAGTCCTACCGAAAAGTGTAAGATACTGATCATAGAAGATAGCCCCTTCCTTCTCAAACTCTATTCAGAAGAACTTACAGAAGAAGGATATATGGTAAAGGGTTGTCTTGATGGTGCTCAAGCTCTAAAAATGGTAAAAATGAATAGTGATATCGACCTGATAATCCTTGATGCAAAATTGCCTCGAATGGACGGGAGAGAGTTTTGTAAAAAAGTCAAAGAAAGGTTGCCTTCTATACCTGTCATTGTCAATTCTGCTTACGACCATTTGGAAGATGATTTCAAGGAAGTCGGGGCAGCTGAATACCTTGTAAAATCATCCAATTTAACCTTTTTAAAAGAAACAGTGAAAAAATTTCTTAAAAAGAAACAAAATTTCGCCTTGCAATCTGCATCATAA
- the bioD gene encoding dethiobiotin synthase, translating into MKQKKSKAKGVFITGTDTEVGKTVIASSLAMHLVSRGIKVSVMKPIETGCKIRSKILAPADGINLKYASASDISLSQIVPSRYKNPLAPMPASRIEKKPVNLKRIKECFDTVKKIGDFCIVEGLGGIMVPITKDYFVRDMIKDFGFPLIIVARPLLGTINHTALTVEAAKKGKIKISAIVISGYNRKTKNIAEKTNPDVLRELFPEIPIFIFPKIERINSTTIRKEASSLLAPLADLLLQ; encoded by the coding sequence ATGAAACAGAAAAAGTCAAAAGCAAAAGGAGTTTTTATAACAGGCACTGATACAGAAGTAGGTAAAACTGTTATTGCATCATCATTGGCAATGCATTTGGTTTCACGAGGAATAAAAGTATCAGTGATGAAGCCTATTGAAACAGGATGTAAAATCCGCTCTAAAATTCTTGCGCCAGCTGATGGTATAAATCTGAAGTATGCTTCTGCAAGCGATATTTCACTTTCACAGATTGTCCCATCAAGATATAAAAATCCTTTAGCGCCAATGCCTGCTTCAAGAATCGAAAAAAAACCGGTCAACCTCAAAAGGATTAAAGAATGCTTTGATACAGTAAAAAAAATAGGGGATTTCTGCATTGTAGAAGGTTTAGGTGGAATAATGGTTCCTATTACAAAAGATTACTTTGTCCGTGATATGATAAAGGATTTTGGTTTCCCCCTAATTATTGTTGCCCGTCCGCTACTTGGCACAATCAATCACACCGCACTCACTGTTGAAGCAGCAAAAAAGGGGAAAATCAAAATCAGTGCAATTGTAATTAGCGGATACAATAGAAAAACAAAAAATATAGCTGAAAAAACTAATCCTGATGTTTTGAGGGAATTGTTCCCTGAAATTCCAATCTTCATTTTCCCAAAAATTGAGAGAATAAACTCTACAACCATAAGGAAGGAAGCTTCATCCTTGCTTGCCCCGCTGGCAGATTTACTTCTTCAATAA